One region of Triticum aestivum cultivar Chinese Spring chromosome 6B, IWGSC CS RefSeq v2.1, whole genome shotgun sequence genomic DNA includes:
- the LOC123134652 gene encoding auxin-responsive protein SAUR32 — protein sequence MQRDQAEKRGKVKKGWLAVRVGQAEQQGNGFRRFVIPIAYLYHPLFQRLLEAARDTYGYNSAGPLWLPCSADEFLRLRALVDRETAHSHSSSSHRVHVQAGGHQQHGYSFAPCTRAKVTC from the coding sequence ATGCAACGGGACCAGGCGGAGAAGAGGGGGAAGGTGAAGAAGGGGTGGCTGGCCGTGCGGGTCGGCCAGGCGGAGCAGCAGGGCAACGGGTTCCGGCGGTTCGTCATCCCCATCGCGTACCTCTACCACCCGCTCTTCCAGCGGCTGCTGGAGGCGGCCCGGGACACGTATGGCTACAACTCGGCCGGCCCGCTCTGGCTGCCCTGCTCCGCCGACGAGTTCCTCCGCCTCCGCGCGCTCGTCGACCGGGAGACGGCGCACTCACACTCCTCCTCCTCGCACCGCGTGCACGTGCAGGCCGGCGGCCACCAGCAGCACGGCTACTCCTTCGCCCCGTGCACCCGCGCCAAAGTCACCTGCTGA